The following nucleotide sequence is from Tachyglossus aculeatus isolate mTacAcu1 chromosome 11, mTacAcu1.pri, whole genome shotgun sequence.
ggggattgtcccacggggggctcacagtcttaatccccattttacaggtgagggaactgaggcccagagaataataataataataataataatggcatttattaagcgcttactatgtgcaaagcactgtcctaagcactggggattgtcccacggggggctcacagtcttaatccccattttacaggtgagggaactgaggcccagagaataataatgataataataataataatggcatttattaagcacttactatgtgcaaagcaccgttctaagcgctgatggcatttgtaaagcacttactatgcgcaaagcactgttctaagcgctggggaggttacaagatgatcaggttgtcccacggggggctcacagtcttcatccccaatttacaggtgagggaactgaggcccagagaataataatgataaataataataataatggcatttattaagcacttactatgtgcaaagcaccgttctaagcgctgatgacatttgtaaagcacttactatgcgcaaagcactgttctacacgctggggacgttacaagatgatcaggttgtcccacggggggctcacagtcttcatccccaatttacagggggagggaactgaggcccggagaagtgacgtgactcgcccagtcacccagctgacaagtggcggagccgggatttgaacccctgacctctgactccaaagcccgggctctttttttagactgtgagcccactgctgggtagggactgtctctctatgttgccagtttgtgcttcccgagcgcttagtacagcgctctgcacatagtaagcgctcaataaatacgattgattgattgattgattgattgattgattgatttccactaagccgcgctgcttctctcccgtCGTTATGATTATTGCCCCGGCCGCCCCGAGCCGGGATAACTCTGCTGTTGCTCTGCCCCCAGCCCTTCTGCGACGGCTCCCACTTTTTCCAGCGCACGGGCCTCACCCCGCTCCGGTTCACGGCCACGGAGACCAAGATGGCCTGGCTGTGCGCCTGCAAGATGACCAGTCGCCCCCCGTTCTGCGACGGCACCCACAGGGGCCAGGCGGTGCAGGGGGCCCGAGAAGGGGCCCCGCTCTGACCCCAACTTCGGGGTTCGGGGGACGTGTGTGTGGCCAGGGCGGGGGTGCTCCCGGCTCCAGCGCCTGACAGGCAGGTGAAGCCCCCAATAAAGTATTGCCACTAATTAGCCCGGCTCCTTAATggtaatttagactgtaagcccactgttgggtagggaccgtctctctatgttgccaatttgtacttcccaagcgcttagtacagtgctctgcacagagtaagcgcccaataaatacgattgatgatgatgatgatggtaatgcccgactgtgagcccactgttgggtagggaccgtctctctatgttgccaatttgtacttcccaagcgcttagtacggtgctctgcacatagtaagcacccaataaatacgattgatgatgatgatgatggtaatgcccgactgtgagcccactgttgggtagggaccgtctctctatgttgccaatttgtacttcccaagcgcttagtacggtgctctgcacatagtaagcgcccaataaatacgattgatgatgatggtaatgcccgactgtgagcccactgttgggtagggaccgtctctctatgttgccaatttgtacttcccaagcgcttagtacggtgctctgcacatagtaagcgcccaataaatacgattgatgatgatggtaatgcccgactgtgagcccactgttgggtagggaccgtctctctgtgttgccaacttggacttggtacagtgctctgcacaccggaagcgctcaataaatacgattgaatgaatgaatgaatgaatgaatgaaagcaccgttcgaagcgctggggggatacaaggtgatcaggttgtcccacgtggggctcagagtcttaatccccattttccagacgagggaactgaggcgaagagaagggactcgtccaaggtcacccagcagacatgtggtggagacgggattagaacccaggtcctcctggcccccaggcgcttcccactaagccacctgtctacatgtttggttttgttgtccgtctcccccttctagaccgtgagcccgttgttgggtagggaccgtctctagatgttgccgacttggacttcccaagcgcttagtagcgtggctcagtggaaagagcccgggctttggagtcagaggccatgggttcaaattccggctccgccacttgtccgctgggtgactttgggcaagtcccttcacttctctgggcctcggttccctcatctgtaaaatgggggtgaagacggtgagcccctagtgggacaacctgattaccttgtatctaccccagcgcgtagaacggtgctttgcacatagtaagcacttaacaaataccaacattagtagtagtagtagtagtacagtgctctgcacacggtaagcgctcaataaatacgattgaatgaatgaatgaatgaatggtaagggcTCCGCCCCCTCTTACCTGGGGTCATCTTCATCTCTggggctagaacagtgctttgcacatagtaagcgcttaacaaattccaacattattattagcagtagtagtacagtgctctgcacacggtaagcgctcaataaatacgattgaatgaatgaatgaatgaatggtaagggcTCCGCCCCCTCTTACCTGGGGTCATCTTCATCGCTGGggctagaacggtgctttgcacatagtaagcgcttaacaaataccaacattattagtagtagtagtagtacagtgctctgcacatggtaagcgctcaataaatacgattgaatgaatgaatgaatgaatggtaagggcTCCGCCCCCTCTTACCTGGGGTCATCTTCATCTCTGGggctagaacggtgctttgcacatagtaagcacttaacaaataccaacattattattagtagtagtagtacagtgctctacacacggtaagcgctcaataaatacgattgaatgaatgaatgaatggtaagggcTGCACCCCCTCTTACCTGGCGTCTTCTTCATCTCTGGGGCTTTTCCGGACGGCTTCTAAAGGTCGAGGCCTAAGAGGGGACTCCTCCTGTCTTAGGCCTCTGGGCGAGGGGGGAAGTCTGGTGGGAGAGGAAGCACCCTGAGATTTAAGGAAAGACTGGAGCTTGTATTTCGGGGGGCTCGGCCCTCAAATTCCAAATCCCAAAGCCGACGGATGCTTAGTCAAgatggactgactgatggattgacttggAAGAGAAGATCCAGGCCAAAGAGCCTCTCCCGTCCCCCATGCAGCCCCCCACCTTGAATGGAGATCAGATAGacgcccctcctcagccccattccctcctcctgaTCCCTGAGCGGGACGGGAGCCTCcaacttcctttccccctcccctggtcAGTAGCAAATGCCTCTCCTCCGGCCCTGAAAGCCTAGACCGGCTTGCCTTCtgaacagcctggcctagcggatagagtcaggaggtcctgggttctaatcccggccccaccagtcgtcttctgggtgacctcgggcaagtcgcttcactcccctgggcctcagttccctaataataatggcatttgttaagcgcttaccatgtgcaaagcactaagcgctgggggatacaaggtgatcaggttgtcccgcgtggggctcacagtcatcgtccccgttttacagatgaggtaactgaggctctgagaagttaagttacttgcctgaggacacacagcagacatgtggcggagccgggattcgaacccacaacctctgactccaaagcccgtgctctttccactgagccacgctgcttctccttttacctccgctgtaaaaagggaattaagactgtgagccatatgtgggacagggactgtgtccaacctgactgtcttgtatctgccccagagcttaaaacagtgcccggcacatagtaagcgcttagagaggcagcatggctcagtggaaagagcactggctttggagtcagaggtcatgggttcaaatcctggctccgccaatcatcagctgtgtgactttgggccagtcgcttcacttctctgggcctcagatctctcatctgtaaaatggggattaagactgagccccccgtgagataacctgatcaccttgtaaccttcccagcgcttagagcagtgctttgcacatagtaagcgcttagagaagctgcttagagaagcagcgtggctcagtggaaagagcacaggctttggagtcggatgtcatgggttcaaatcccggctccgccaatcgtcagctgtgtgactttggaccactccacttccctcatctgcaaaatggggatgaagactgtgagccccccaggggacaacctgatcaccttgtcaccttcccagcgcttagaacggtgctttgcacatagtaagcgcttaataaatgccattattattattgttattattaacaaacaccggCATCGTTATGATTGCGCTGCATACATCCCACGGCTCATCCTCTCCAGggccctgcccttctcccctaAGACTGAAGCTGTCCACGGATACAGCGATTTCTCTCTGCCAAGTTGCCTCAGG
It contains:
- the CISD3 gene encoding CDGSH iron-sulfur domain-containing protein 3, mitochondrial is translated as MPRMTFTRPVSSWLARWIPWSPKVPAKPVVALKRPLRVDLVAGKRYRWCVCGRSKKQPFCDGSHFFQRTGLTPLRFTATETKMAWLCACKMTSRPPFCDGTHRGQAVQGAREGAPL